The sequence ACCCTTTTAATTAGGATGTATACGGTATAGCCAACGCTTTTAATTAGGATGTATACGGTATAGCCAACGCTTTTAATTAGGATGTATACGGTATAGCCAACGCTTTTAATTAGGATGTATACTGTATAGCCAACGCTTTTAATTAGGATGTATACGGTATAGCCAACGCTTTTAATTAGGATGTATACTGTATAGCCAACGCTTTTAATTAGGATGTATACGGTATAGCCAACGCTTTTAATTAGGATGTATACTGTATAGCCAACACTTTTAATTAGGATGTATACGGTATAGCCAACGCTTTTAATTAGGATGTATACGGTATAGCCAACCTTTTTAATTAGGATGTATACGGTATAGCCAACGCTTTTAATTAGAATGTATACTGTATAGCCAACGCTTTTAATTAGGATGTATACGGTATAGCCAACGCTTTTAATTAGGATGTATACGGTATAGCCAACACTTTTAATTAGGATGTATACGGTATAGCCAACGCTTTTAATTAGGATGTATACTGTATAGCCAACGCTTTTAATTAGGATGTATACGGTATAGCCAACGCTTTTATTTAGGATGTATACTGTATAGCCAACGCTTTTAATTAGGATGTATACGGTATAGCCAACGCTTTTAATTAGGATGTATACTGTATAGCCAACACTTTTAATTAGGATGTATACGGTATAGCCAACGCTTTTAATTAGGATGTATACGGTATAGCCAACGCTTTTAATTAGGATGTATACTGTATAGCCAACGCTTTTAATTAGGATGTATACTGTATAGCCAACGCTTTTAATTAGGATGTATACTGTATAGCCAACGCTTTTAATTAGGATGTATACGGTATAGTCAACGCTTTTAATTAGGATGTATACGGTATAGCCAACGCTTTTAATTAGGATGTATACTGTATAGCCAACGCTTTTAATTAGGATGTATACGGTATAGTCAACGCTTTTAATTAGGATGTATACGGTATAGCCAACGCTTTTAATTAGGATGTATACGGTATAGCCAACGCTTTTAATTAGGATCTATACGATATAGCCAACGCTTATAAATCGGATTTATATGTGTAGAGGTTCCAATGGTTAAAATCGGCTTGTTGCTTTTACTTTTGAGCGAAAgtaaaactatagttttttattCCCACTGTAGTCATATAAATCAAATACAATGTATCTGTTTTGGTTTTCAAATCACATGTCATATTATATGTAGAATCtacatttattttctattttaacAGGTGGCCCGAATTCTTTATTGGAATATTGTTTTAGCAGAAACACTTTGTTGGGAGATCTCCTCGTCTTCACAGCTAATGCCAACGGGACCACTTACACCGTAACCAATCAGACGATGAAGATTCTGTCTCCCTGCGTCAATGACGGCTAAAATGGATACCCCTTTCTACCATGACGAGTCCGTAGGTGTCCCTCACAACTTCGGACAGCACCATGCAGATTACCAACGTTACCAGGGCCACAAGATAATGAGTAAGAAGGTGGCGCATAACTTCTCAGGCGGTTCCCACAGCAGCTCTGGCCTGAAACTGTTACAAAGCCAGCCGGGGAGCAACTGCAATATCAATCCTAATCATCTGGGAGGGATTAACAGCAACACAAACAGCTCGTTAATGCCCGGCGGCTTGTCAGATATGAATCTTCTGAAGCTGGCCTCCCCTGACCTCGAGCACCTCATCATCCAGTCTAACCAGGGCTTGGTGACGACGTCTCCTGTCCCCAACCCTAACGGAGGTAACCCCTTCATGTACCGGAACAACGCCACTAACGAACAGGAGGGTTTTGCCGATGGGTTCGTCAAAGCCCTGGCGGATCTCCATAAACAGAACCAGCTGGTCGGAGCTCCcatgtccccctcctcctctatgcAAGGCCCCTACCAGAGGAACATCATGTCTGCAGGAGACCTGCCCATCTATACAAACCTCAGCAGCTACAACCCGAACCACCCCAACCATGTATCATCATCCTACCCAGGGGGCCAGATGCCCGACGGCTACCCATGCCACGGCCCCCACAGACCCGGAGGCCAGGGACCCCACCATCCCCACAACAGGGGCCTGGATGCCCCTCAGACTGTCCCAGAGGTCCCTCACCCTCCCCGGGACaccacctcctcccctccctccctctctcccatcgaCCTGGAGACCCAGGAGAGGATCAAGGCCGAGAGGAAGAAACTACGTAACCGGATCGCGGCGTCTAAGTGTCGTAAAAGGAAGCTGGAGCGGATCTCCCGGCTAGAGGAGAAGGTGAAGGTTCTGAAGACCCAGAACTGTGACCTGACCTCCACCGCCTCGGTCCTGAGGGAACAAGTGGCCCAGCTCAAACAGAAAGTCATGAATCACGTCACCAACGGCTGCCAAATAGCAGTCAGTTCAGTCACCCTGCAGGCCAACAGCACCGGAGAGAGGGACAGCACCAGCTGCTGATCAACGGACTGTACAGGGATGAGGAGGGTGGTTTTCTGTTGCTCTGAGTCAGTCCTCTATAAAGGAGGTAGTACCTCTACTGTACAGGGATGAGGAGTGTTGTAATGGTAAGTAAAATATGCTAACTACGTGAGTGGTTGGGGAGAAGGGAGAatcccacctctctaacctctacagacacTTTGAgttgtagtagtaacacaacaagAAAAGTACATGGGACATTTCACTTTTATTTTGCCCTCGCGCAGCCCTGAGAGTGACCAAAGTACCTCTGCTCAGTAGGAGAGTACCAGACTGACGACTGCACTCTACAACACTGAACCAAGTAACCATTAGAAGAGTGAGGAGCGGAGGACATCGTGCCTCTAGTATACAGTTCAGTAGGTCCAGGGTGCTTGTGGTAAACAGGAATTCTaataactgagagagtatgacacATTCGGGgttccctggggggggggggggggggggggtacatacACTACACCTCAGAACAAGAATTCCTACATTCTAGGTCATCTCtatgataaaaaaaatatcaaaacaCTGTTCTATGGTATTTTTACCTGAGTATTGTCAGTTATAATTGTCATTATCTGAGTATTGTCAGCTATAATTGTCATTATCTGAGTATTGTCAGCTATAATTGTCATTATCTGAGTATTGTCAGCTATAATTGTCATTATCTGAGTATTGTCAGCTATAATTGTCATTATCTGAGTATTGTCAGCTATAATTGTCATTACCTGAGTATTGTCCGTTATAATTGTCATTACCTGAGTATTGTCAGTTATAATTGGCATTATCTGAGTATTGTCTGGTATAATTGTCATTATCTGAGTATTGTCAGCTATAATTGTCATTACCTGAGTATTGTCAGCTATAATTGTCATTACCTGAGTATTGTCAGTTATAATTGCCATTACCTGAGTCAGGTGATAAGCCTACATCTGTAGTAAAGTGTGAGTTTGACtttagaacattttgaaaatgaCAATTAACGGTACTAGGAGAATCTCATGTGGCACCTCAAGGCCCTGAGCATACTCACTCTAAACTGTAGTTTGAAGTTATGGGAATTAAAGCTTTTTCCGCTTTTTCAACAAACAAAAAGTAATTGGTCAAAGTAtcacaatgttgttgatcaaatCCATTGGTCGTAATAATGTTGATGTAGATAAGAGGTGCAGATTTATTTGTTTGAGCCACTTTAGTCTCTTGTATTGGAATGTATTATCTGT is a genomic window of Salvelinus alpinus chromosome 18, SLU_Salpinus.1, whole genome shotgun sequence containing:
- the LOC139544429 gene encoding transcription factor Jun-like; its protein translation is MTAKMDTPFYHDESVGVPHNFGQHHADYQRYQGHKIMSKKVAHNFSGGSHSSSGLKLLQSQPGSNCNINPNHLGGINSNTNSSLMPGGLSDMNLLKLASPDLEHLIIQSNQGLVTTSPVPNPNGGNPFMYRNNATNEQEGFADGFVKALADLHKQNQLVGAPMSPSSSMQGPYQRNIMSAGDLPIYTNLSSYNPNHPNHVSSSYPGGQMPDGYPCHGPHRPGGQGPHHPHNRGLDAPQTVPEVPHPPRDTTSSPPSLSPIDLETQERIKAERKKLRNRIAASKCRKRKLERISRLEEKVKVLKTQNCDLTSTASVLREQVAQLKQKVMNHVTNGCQIAVSSVTLQANSTGERDSTSC